From Trichoderma atroviride chromosome 1, complete sequence, one genomic window encodes:
- a CDS encoding uncharacterized protein (EggNog:ENOG41): MYNGAQVEIAEDDWRLIYSGALDKFPLEHIFQEDEAAELATLEIMMQRSSLLYNKADEVAARARFLSRRLETRRKDVAHQLLRHADASAANAVTVSSGFCAINHPPPSGPGSCGSPPHDLHGDLLHQFMVASMQNQPPQGPPPGYYHYQQHPVFGSALPAIATGLSPLAAPILEAPPYHPLPVLTYPNAAGPAATTSSPSPSPSSLASILAPLPVLAPSPTTSITASSTPAPVPGVSFPASSSPPAAPALAPVPIPALPSRRARGRAGRGRGRRGAVGKDLGPEKHRALVLKKTDTVHKGDVIFPTCDRCRRLRLQCVKHLSACRGCTKKHARCSWRNVTDEEAEIVRHQLEIIERETQKLREAEAAAAAAAGRAAGTQAEASNNSSSGFGYTSTSTGSPGESSGAAADSTSPMDLVSRPASASALALAAVAAAASSALASSSSSPEAPATIEPPLRLVPTSRLTRIDSAPPSVQRNPPRTGHLSAILSPPDFEEYEPRAYHSH; this comes from the coding sequence ATGTACAATGGGGCTCAGGTCGAGATTGCAGAGGATGACTGGCGCTTGATCTACTCTGGAGCCCTGGACAAGTTCCCGCTGGAGCACATTTTCCAAGAGGATGAGGCGGCCGAGCTGGCCACGCTCGAGATCATGATGCAGAGGTCCTCCCTCTTGTACAACAAGGCAGACGAGGTTGCGGCGAGAGCCCGATTTCTCAGCCGCAGGCTTGAGACGCGCAGAAAGGACGTGGCTCATCAGCTTCTGCGCCATGCTGATGCTTCTGCGGCCAATGCCGTTACCGTCAGCTCTGGCTTCTGTGCCATCAACCATCCACCGCCTTCGGGACCCGGCAGCTGCGGCTCGCCGCCCCACGATCTCCACGGAGATCTTCTCCACCAGTTCATGGTGGCTTCGATGCAGAATCAGCCGCCACAAGGTCCCCCTCCGGGATACTACCATTACCAGCAGCACCCTGTTTTTGGCTCCGCCTTGCCTGCCATTGCTACCGGGCTCAGTCCCCTGGCGGCGCCAATTCTTGAGGCGCCACCGTATCATCCGCTGCCGGTCCTTACTTACCCCAATGCCGCcgggccagcagcaacaacatcctctccctcgccctcgccctcatcCTTGGCTTCAATTCTGGCTCCGCTGCCAGTCCTGGCCCCGTCGCCAACAACATCGATCACAGCATCGTCAACTCCGGCACCAGTTCCAGGAGTCTCATTCCCAGCATCGAGCTCGCccccagcagctccagctctggcCCCAGTCCCGATTCCAGCTCTGCCTtcgagaagagcgagaggGAGGGCAGGAAGGGGACGTGGCAGACGTGGAGCGGTAGGAAAGGATCTCGGTCCTGAGAAACACCGAGCTCTCGTGTTGAAAAAAACTGACACGGTCCACAAGGGAGATGTCATCTTCCCCACCTGTGATCGATGCCGACGTCTTCGCCTCCAGTGCGTCAAGCACCTGTCGGCTTGCCGAGGCTGCACTAAGAAGCACGCGagatgcagctggagaaACGTCACGGACGAGGAAGCCGAGATTGTGAGGCATCAGCTGGAGATTATCGAGCGCGAGACACAGAAGCtgcgagaagcagaagctgctgccgctgccgctgccggcaGGGCCGCTGGCACGcaggccgaggccagcaaCAACTCTAGCTCTGGTTTTGGATATACCAGTACTAGCACTGGCAGCCCTGGTGAGAGCTCCGGTGCTGCGGCAGACTCAACGAGCCCGATGGACCTGGTATCCAGAccagcatcggcatcggcattggcattggcagcggtagcagcagcggcgtCATCGGCGCtggcttcctcttcctcttctcctgaAGCCCCGGCTACTATCGAGCCTCCACTGAGACTGGTGCCCACGTCGCGGCTCACCAGAATTGACTCTGCTCCTCCTTCTGTGCAGAGGAACCCTCCTCGAACAGGGCATCTCTCGGCGATCCTGTCGCCTCCAGACTTTGAAGAGTATGAGCCTCGGGCATACCACTCCCACTAA